Proteins encoded within one genomic window of Legionella sp. PC997:
- the acnA gene encoding aconitate hydratase AcnA — MKVGHDSLSTKSQLHVDGKTYHYYSLKEAEQKHLNGIHRLPYSLKVLLENLLRFEDDNTVTTKDIKAVANWLNDKTSQHEIAFRPARVLMQDFTGVPAVVDLAAMRDAIVKMGGNPDKISPLSPVDLVIDHSVMVDKFGSKDALTVNTEIEMKRNNERYEFLRWGQKAFNNFQVVPPGTGICHQVNLEYLGKTVWSSIEDGTLYAYPDTLVGTDSHTTMINGLGVLGWGVGGIEAEAAMLGQPVSMLIPEVIGFKLHGKMKEGITATDLVLTVTQMLRKKGVVGKFVEFYGPGLSDLPLADRATISNMAPEYGATCGFFPVDKETIRYLELTGRDKHTIALVEAYAKAQGMWYENDSEDPVFTDTLELDLSSVVPSLAGPKRPQDKVTLNTLPVEFDKFLKEAGKEQETNSSFSVKNHDFQMKHGHVVIAAITSCTNTSNPSVLMAAGLVAKKAIEKGLQRKPWVKSSLAPGSKVVTDYLKQAGLQPYLDQLGFNLVGYGCTTCIGNSGPLPDAISHCVSDNDLVVSAVLSGNRNFEGRVHPQVRANWLASPPLVVAYALCGTTTIDLSKDPIGKDDKGNDVYLKDIWPSNAEIAAEVSKVTGGMFRKEYAEVFLGDEHWQSIKTSTGKTYEWDANSTYIQHPPFFDHLKAKPDSIKSIKQAYILALFGDSITTDHISPAGSIKANSPAGLYLKSKGVDEKEFNSYGSRRGNHEVMMRGTFANIRIRNEMTPGQEGGITRYIPSGEVMPIYDAAMLYQKDHHDLVVIAGKEYGTGSSRDWAAKGTNLLGVKAVLTESFERIHRSNLIGMGVLPLQFCEGITRKTLDLKGDERVSIDVTDSLKPGSMVPVTIERSNGQVEKIKALCRIDTADELEYYKNGGILQYVLRNLCN, encoded by the coding sequence ATGAAAGTAGGTCATGACAGCTTATCAACAAAATCTCAATTACATGTAGATGGAAAAACTTATCATTATTACAGCCTTAAAGAAGCGGAACAGAAACATTTAAATGGGATCCATCGTCTTCCTTATTCGCTTAAAGTGCTGCTTGAAAATCTATTGCGTTTCGAAGATGACAATACAGTTACCACTAAAGATATTAAAGCTGTTGCCAACTGGCTGAACGATAAAACCTCACAACATGAAATTGCATTTAGGCCTGCTCGTGTATTAATGCAAGACTTCACTGGAGTTCCCGCTGTAGTTGATTTAGCCGCAATGCGAGATGCTATTGTTAAAATGGGTGGTAATCCCGATAAAATCTCCCCATTATCTCCAGTTGACTTAGTCATTGATCATTCAGTTATGGTTGATAAGTTTGGCAGTAAAGACGCTTTAACTGTAAATACTGAAATCGAAATGAAGCGAAACAATGAGCGTTATGAATTTTTACGCTGGGGACAAAAAGCTTTTAATAATTTCCAAGTCGTACCACCTGGAACCGGGATTTGCCATCAAGTAAATCTTGAATATTTAGGAAAAACGGTATGGAGTAGTATTGAAGACGGCACTTTATATGCCTATCCAGATACTTTAGTAGGTACAGATTCTCATACAACCATGATTAATGGCTTGGGTGTTCTCGGTTGGGGGGTTGGAGGTATTGAAGCAGAAGCTGCCATGCTAGGACAGCCTGTATCCATGTTGATCCCAGAGGTTATCGGATTTAAATTACATGGAAAAATGAAGGAAGGAATCACTGCAACCGACCTCGTACTCACTGTAACCCAAATGCTTAGAAAAAAAGGTGTGGTTGGCAAATTTGTTGAATTTTATGGCCCTGGGTTAAGTGATTTGCCCCTTGCTGATCGCGCTACAATTTCTAATATGGCTCCGGAATACGGCGCTACATGTGGTTTTTTCCCAGTAGACAAAGAAACCATTCGTTATTTAGAGTTGACCGGCCGTGATAAACATACTATTGCATTGGTCGAAGCGTACGCTAAAGCCCAAGGTATGTGGTATGAAAATGACAGCGAAGATCCTGTATTTACTGACACCCTAGAACTTGATTTGAGTTCTGTTGTCCCATCCTTAGCTGGCCCGAAACGCCCACAAGACAAAGTAACTTTAAATACGCTACCTGTGGAATTCGATAAGTTTCTTAAGGAAGCTGGGAAAGAACAGGAAACAAATTCTTCGTTCTCAGTTAAAAATCATGATTTCCAAATGAAACACGGCCATGTGGTTATTGCCGCCATTACCAGTTGCACCAATACATCAAACCCAAGTGTACTCATGGCAGCAGGTTTAGTAGCCAAAAAAGCTATTGAAAAAGGCCTCCAACGCAAACCTTGGGTTAAGTCTTCTTTAGCTCCTGGATCTAAAGTAGTTACAGATTATCTCAAACAAGCAGGGTTACAACCTTATTTGGATCAATTAGGTTTTAATTTAGTTGGCTATGGCTGTACTACATGTATCGGTAACTCGGGTCCACTTCCGGATGCTATTTCTCACTGCGTCAGTGATAACGATCTCGTCGTTTCAGCTGTTTTATCAGGGAACCGAAACTTTGAAGGCCGTGTACATCCACAAGTCAGAGCAAACTGGTTAGCATCTCCGCCTTTAGTAGTTGCTTATGCTTTATGCGGAACGACCACAATCGATCTAAGTAAAGATCCTATTGGCAAAGATGATAAAGGGAATGATGTGTATCTCAAAGATATTTGGCCATCTAATGCTGAAATTGCTGCTGAGGTATCTAAAGTTACTGGTGGCATGTTCCGTAAAGAATATGCGGAAGTTTTTCTCGGTGACGAACACTGGCAATCAATTAAAACAAGCACTGGAAAAACCTATGAATGGGACGCAAATTCAACATACATTCAACACCCACCGTTTTTTGACCATCTAAAAGCAAAACCTGATTCAATTAAATCAATCAAACAGGCTTATATTTTGGCTTTATTTGGTGATTCAATTACAACCGATCACATCTCTCCAGCAGGCTCAATCAAAGCGAACTCTCCAGCAGGTTTGTATTTAAAATCCAAAGGGGTTGATGAAAAGGAGTTTAACTCCTATGGCTCTCGTCGTGGTAACCATGAAGTGATGATGCGAGGTACTTTTGCTAACATTCGCATCCGCAATGAAATGACTCCGGGACAAGAAGGTGGCATTACCCGGTATATTCCATCTGGGGAAGTTATGCCCATTTACGATGCAGCAATGCTTTATCAAAAAGATCATCATGATCTCGTAGTGATTGCTGGGAAAGAATACGGTACTGGCTCTTCAAGGGATTGGGCAGCAAAAGGCACCAATTTACTTGGAGTCAAAGCCGTTCTTACTGAAAGCTTTGAACGCATTCACCGGTCAAATTTAATCGGCATGGGTGTTTTACCTCTACAATTTTGTGAAGGTATAACTCGTAAAACTCTGGATTTGAAAGGAGATGAGCGTGTTAGCATCGACGTAACTGATTCATTAAAGCCTGGTTCAATGGTTCCTGTCACCATTGAGCGTTCCAATGGTCAAGTTGAGAAGATCAAAGCATTATGCCGTATCGATACTGCTGATGAATTAGAATATTATAAAAATGGTGGGATTCTTCAATACGTTCTCAGGAACCTGTGTAATTGA
- a CDS encoding acyltransferase family protein, translating to MSSNSTEVGRILSLDVFRGLTMALMVLVNSQGTRMTFPILEHAEWNGFTLADFVFPAFLFIVGITTVISLKRHLKVESKTLLYRSILTRTVLLFLFGMFLNAFPSHFDLATVRVYGILQRIAFCYFICALLYLNTSVKTQFFIFFGILIGYWYFLTQIPIPGTGMDQLSMTNNWVSYIDSLLFSPVHLLSKTFDPEGLLSTIPAIATTLSGVLVGHFLLTPINKQKKSMIIIATGILSLLLAWIWSYNIPINKNLWTSSFVLWSSGFSLIVFGLCFFIIDVLGYTKWSLPFKIFGMNALFIFIFHVLLLKIQSMFVVTLPNGAHDVLRVAISEYLFGGLGPQCAGLFYALLFLFFNFLVASFLYSRKIFVKI from the coding sequence ATGAGCAGTAATTCAACTGAAGTCGGTCGTATTTTATCTTTAGATGTTTTTCGTGGGCTGACTATGGCATTAATGGTTTTAGTCAATAGCCAGGGAACGCGAATGACCTTCCCTATACTAGAGCACGCTGAATGGAATGGATTTACATTAGCTGATTTTGTGTTTCCAGCTTTTTTATTTATAGTGGGAATTACTACTGTTATTAGTCTGAAAAGACATCTCAAAGTGGAGAGTAAAACATTACTCTATAGAAGCATTCTTACTCGTACGGTCCTTTTATTTTTATTTGGCATGTTCCTAAATGCTTTTCCCTCTCATTTTGACTTAGCGACTGTGCGTGTTTATGGAATTTTACAACGCATCGCTTTTTGTTACTTCATTTGTGCTCTTCTTTATCTTAATACTTCTGTTAAGACTCAGTTTTTTATTTTTTTTGGCATTCTTATAGGATATTGGTATTTTCTGACCCAAATTCCTATCCCTGGTACTGGTATGGATCAATTAAGCATGACAAATAACTGGGTAAGCTATATAGATTCATTATTATTTTCACCTGTGCATCTATTATCGAAAACCTTTGATCCAGAGGGGCTTCTAAGCACTATCCCCGCAATTGCCACGACACTGTCGGGAGTCTTGGTAGGACATTTTTTGTTAACTCCAATTAATAAGCAAAAGAAAAGTATGATAATAATTGCAACAGGCATATTATCTCTTTTATTAGCTTGGATATGGAGTTACAACATCCCCATTAATAAAAATTTATGGACCAGCAGCTTTGTTTTATGGAGTAGTGGTTTTTCACTTATTGTTTTTGGTTTATGTTTTTTTATAATCGATGTTTTAGGGTATACAAAATGGTCCTTGCCTTTTAAGATCTTTGGCATGAATGCATTATTTATTTTTATATTTCATGTGCTTTTGTTAAAAATTCAATCCATGTTTGTTGTTACACTGCCTAATGGGGCACACGACGTATTACGAGTTGCAATTTCAGAATATTTGTTTGGTGGTTTGGGTCCACAATGCGCAGGGTTATTTTACGCCTTACTTTTTCTTTTCTTTAATTTTTTAGTCGCCTCTTTTTTATATAGTCGAAAAATATTTGTTAAAATTTAA
- a CDS encoding FmdB family zinc ribbon protein, with amino-acid sequence MPIYEYQCSSCNHHFDLMQKISDEPVKQCPVCYKDTVIKLISAAGFQLKGTGWYATDFKNKNSKPPETTAKDESTASTEKTKETSSSKTTQDGDKK; translated from the coding sequence ATGCCAATTTATGAATACCAATGTTCAAGTTGTAATCATCATTTTGATTTGATGCAAAAAATTAGTGATGAGCCAGTTAAACAGTGTCCTGTATGTTATAAAGATACTGTAATTAAGCTTATTTCAGCTGCAGGCTTTCAACTTAAAGGTACTGGTTGGTACGCTACTGATTTTAAAAATAAAAACAGTAAACCTCCAGAGACTACCGCTAAAGATGAGAGCACTGCTTCTACGGAGAAGACGAAAGAGACTTCTTCGTCTAAAACTACTCAAGATGGTGACAAAAAGTGA
- a CDS encoding DUF502 domain-containing protein — protein sequence MKTKSLRSYLLAGLVVWLPILITIGVLRFIIDLLDNTLALIPKAYQPEQLIGHYIPGFGVILSLLILLITGVVATNYFGQRLVEWGESILIKIPLVRSIYKAVKQVINAVLSTNSEAFRKVVLIEYPRKGLWSIAFQTGAGNTSINNKTKDEMISVFIPTTPNPTSGFLIMTPRSDVIELDMSIDEALKFIISLGVMPPASEAALANNL from the coding sequence GTGAAAACAAAGTCATTAAGAAGCTATTTACTCGCTGGATTGGTGGTATGGTTACCCATACTCATTACCATAGGAGTATTGCGCTTTATTATTGACTTACTTGACAATACCCTAGCTTTAATTCCTAAAGCCTATCAGCCTGAGCAGCTCATTGGGCATTATATTCCAGGTTTTGGAGTGATCTTATCGCTGCTCATTTTATTGATCACAGGGGTTGTTGCCACTAATTATTTTGGACAACGATTAGTAGAATGGGGGGAATCCATTCTTATCAAAATTCCTTTAGTCCGCTCAATTTATAAAGCAGTAAAACAAGTAATTAATGCGGTATTATCTACAAATAGCGAGGCCTTCCGTAAAGTAGTTTTAATTGAGTATCCACGTAAAGGATTATGGAGTATTGCCTTTCAAACAGGTGCAGGAAATACTTCGATAAATAATAAAACAAAAGATGAAATGATATCTGTATTTATACCTACTACTCCTAACCCTACTTCAGGCTTCCTCATAATGACTCCTAGAAGTGATGTAATTGAGTTAGATATGAGTATTGATGAAGCACTGAAATTTATAATTTCTTTAGGAGTAATGCCGCCTGCATCTGAGGCAGCGTTAGCAAACAATTTGTAA
- a CDS encoding APC family permease: MNHPKKVLSVFSLVMINVIAVDSLRTLPISAKLGLTLVSYYVVAAFAFFIPVSLVAAELATTYPETGGIYVWVREAFGKRAAFITIWLQWIYNVVWYPTILAFIAATLSYLIVPELGSNKYYLLGTVLGLFWLFTLLNCFGMKVSSIVSTIGATIGTIFPMLFIIFLAILWAVQGKPMVVGYPTTWLPDFSSFGNLSLFAVVLFGLLGMEMSAVHAEEVKNPQRDYPKALLYSTILVISTLSLGSIAIMVVVPNESLSVVSGLIDAYAVFFNAYNMPWMTSIIAILIILGGLSGVSAWIIGPTKGLMVSARDGSLPALFAHTNKYGAPTKILFAQAIIFTLLSTAFILLDSINAAYWMLSDLCAQMALLVYVFMFAAAIKLRYSKPNLNRGYTVPGGNMVMWLLCIIGILCCLTAIVIGFVPPTQIPVGNVFIFESFLIGGLLLFVLIPWFLAKRH; the protein is encoded by the coding sequence ATGAATCACCCTAAAAAGGTTCTAAGTGTTTTTTCATTAGTAATGATTAACGTTATTGCTGTTGATAGCTTACGTACTTTGCCTATTAGTGCCAAACTTGGACTTACATTAGTCTCTTATTACGTTGTAGCTGCATTTGCCTTTTTTATTCCTGTATCTTTAGTGGCGGCAGAATTAGCAACAACCTATCCCGAAACTGGTGGAATATACGTATGGGTTCGCGAAGCATTCGGTAAACGAGCAGCTTTTATTACTATTTGGCTACAGTGGATATATAATGTGGTATGGTATCCAACGATACTGGCTTTTATCGCGGCAACCCTATCCTATTTAATAGTCCCAGAATTAGGGAGCAACAAGTATTACTTGTTGGGTACCGTGCTGGGTCTGTTTTGGTTGTTTACGCTTCTCAATTGCTTTGGAATGAAAGTATCAAGCATAGTAAGCACTATTGGAGCAACAATAGGGACTATATTTCCCATGCTGTTTATTATTTTTTTAGCAATATTATGGGCAGTTCAAGGAAAACCTATGGTTGTCGGCTATCCAACGACATGGTTACCTGACTTCAGTTCATTTGGTAATTTATCCTTATTTGCAGTAGTATTATTTGGTCTTCTTGGTATGGAGATGTCAGCAGTTCATGCTGAAGAAGTAAAAAATCCTCAACGGGATTATCCAAAAGCACTTTTATATTCAACTATTTTAGTCATTTCTACACTTTCATTAGGCTCAATAGCTATTATGGTCGTGGTCCCCAATGAAAGTTTAAGTGTGGTATCTGGGCTAATCGATGCTTATGCTGTTTTTTTTAATGCATATAATATGCCCTGGATGACCTCAATTATTGCCATTTTAATTATTTTAGGTGGACTCAGTGGAGTTTCGGCTTGGATTATCGGTCCCACAAAAGGATTAATGGTTTCAGCGAGGGATGGCTCTTTACCTGCACTATTCGCCCATACAAATAAATACGGTGCTCCAACAAAAATTCTCTTTGCACAAGCTATTATTTTTACCCTTCTTAGTACAGCTTTTATTTTGTTAGATTCAATTAATGCGGCCTACTGGATGTTAAGTGATCTGTGTGCGCAAATGGCCTTATTGGTCTATGTGTTTATGTTTGCTGCTGCTATTAAACTACGATATAGTAAACCCAACCTGAATCGAGGGTACACCGTTCCAGGTGGTAATATGGTGATGTGGTTATTATGTATCATTGGGATTCTCTGTTGCCTAACAGCAATTGTTATCGGATTCGTACCGCCCACACAAATACCGGTTGGTAATGTTTTTATCTTTGAATCTTTTTTAATCGGTGGATTACTTTTATTTGTATTAATCCCCTGGTTTCTTGCTAAAAGACATTAG
- a CDS encoding SDR family NAD(P)-dependent oxidoreductase: MKEKIILITGCSSGIGFDAVFTLKKRGYRVIGSCRKKEDVQKLLDRGVEAVQLDVSDSTSIQNGFAEVLVKTAGRLDVLINNAGYGQAGALEDIRRDVMRAQFETNVFGLLELTNQAIPIMRKQGYGRIINISSILGIVSMPFRGAYNASKYAVEGISDTLRLELKSSGIDVITIEPGPIESRFRDNSVDNSLNNIDMQHSYFSKQYERMLTSFKQKKTDSFFTRKTEAVIDSLIHAIESKKPKARYPVTFPAHLMIFLKWILSVKMLDKFFLQVSKKELS; the protein is encoded by the coding sequence ATGAAGGAAAAAATAATTCTAATTACTGGATGTTCTAGTGGAATTGGTTTTGATGCTGTTTTTACTTTAAAGAAAAGAGGGTATCGAGTTATTGGATCATGTAGAAAAAAAGAGGATGTGCAAAAACTATTAGATAGGGGAGTAGAGGCCGTTCAACTGGATGTATCGGACTCCACCTCAATTCAAAATGGGTTTGCGGAGGTATTGGTTAAAACAGCAGGGCGCTTAGATGTTTTAATTAATAACGCTGGGTATGGTCAAGCAGGGGCTCTGGAAGATATCAGACGTGATGTGATGAGGGCCCAATTCGAAACGAACGTTTTTGGGCTACTTGAACTTACTAATCAAGCGATCCCAATCATGCGTAAGCAAGGATATGGTCGTATTATAAATATAAGTTCAATTTTAGGTATTGTCAGTATGCCTTTTCGGGGAGCTTATAATGCATCTAAATATGCCGTAGAGGGTATAAGCGATACACTAAGATTGGAATTAAAATCTTCAGGTATTGATGTTATTACGATAGAACCTGGCCCTATAGAAAGTCGTTTTAGAGATAATTCTGTGGATAACTCATTAAACAACATTGATATGCAACATAGTTATTTCAGTAAACAGTATGAACGGATGTTGACTTCATTTAAGCAAAAGAAAACTGATTCTTTTTTTACTCGCAAAACAGAGGCGGTGATTGATAGTTTGATCCATGCAATTGAATCTAAAAAGCCTAAAGCCCGATATCCGGTAACATTTCCCGCCCATCTCATGATTTTTTTAAAATGGATTTTAAGCGTTAAAATGTTAGATAAATTCTTTTTGCAGGTTTCCAAAAAAGAACTCTCCTAA
- a CDS encoding alpha/beta fold hydrolase yields the protein MDKIFYVTQALISMLICCVSNTLLAMTFAPPQSNQFISYNDVGEGKPIVLIHAFPTDQRLWQAQQEGLKERFRVITLDLWGFGESSSVDGNAIPMTEYADEVKQLLDYLKIDKAIIAGESMGGYIALAFLDKYPHKTLGLVLSNTQAVADSPETKVTREKTALDVLENGMENLIEGFMIKALASNVSWELKTYLRHILSLQKSTAAASALRGMALRDNTSSVLAATRVPILIITGEMDKVIPPQQSIDMHSLAKNSQLIVLPNTGHLSNLEQPQQWNQAIMDMFE from the coding sequence ATGGATAAGATATTCTATGTAACCCAGGCTTTAATTTCTATGCTCATTTGTTGTGTTAGCAATACGTTGCTCGCAATGACTTTTGCTCCTCCTCAGTCGAATCAATTTATTTCTTATAATGACGTAGGTGAAGGTAAACCAATCGTATTAATCCACGCATTCCCTACAGATCAACGATTATGGCAGGCCCAACAAGAAGGACTTAAAGAGCGCTTTCGAGTGATTACTTTGGATCTATGGGGATTTGGTGAGTCCTCATCTGTGGATGGAAATGCCATTCCTATGACTGAATATGCCGACGAAGTAAAACAGTTATTAGATTACCTAAAAATAGATAAAGCAATTATTGCTGGAGAGTCTATGGGAGGTTACATTGCGCTAGCATTTTTAGATAAATATCCGCATAAAACGCTAGGATTAGTGCTTTCTAATACCCAAGCTGTGGCAGATAGTCCTGAAACAAAAGTAACTCGGGAAAAAACTGCACTTGATGTTCTTGAAAATGGAATGGAAAATTTGATAGAGGGTTTTATGATCAAGGCACTTGCATCTAATGTCTCATGGGAACTAAAAACTTATCTTCGTCATATTCTAAGCTTGCAAAAGTCAACTGCTGCTGCATCTGCCTTGCGTGGAATGGCACTCCGTGATAACACCTCATCTGTCCTGGCAGCAACAAGGGTGCCTATTTTAATTATTACAGGTGAGATGGATAAAGTGATTCCTCCACAACAAAGTATCGATATGCATTCACTTGCCAAAAATAGTCAATTAATTGTTTTGCCTAATACAGGGCATTTATCTAATTTAGAACAACCCCAACAATGGAATCAAGCAATAATGGATATGTTTGAATAG
- a CDS encoding response regulator: MSSHAKNRTVDDIDSIHEYYMEIINSMPNIVYWVDTECNLKGCNNNFVKLLGLNTLKELKGSPYQKMEEFAHWNKERVEELKLEDMRVIFSGIPQHNVEEKAIEDTTGKPYYFLSSRVLMHNRNKKVIGLIVILNDITSTKEAEKHVEVLPEDTQMIKPSLKENYLPTVLMVEDNIIAQNVEKALLTALHCRVDIADSADSAIKLFQPGKYDLVLMDIGLEDSSGYVVAKQLRQKEKNTQYHVPIIALTGFEADVVKYDCQHYFMEGAISKPLTCEQAEQIIKHYVYNMDVPVRGLKTT; the protein is encoded by the coding sequence ATGTCATCCCACGCTAAAAATAGGACTGTTGACGATATTGATTCTATACATGAATATTATATGGAAATTATCAATTCCATGCCTAACATCGTGTATTGGGTAGATACCGAATGTAATTTGAAGGGGTGTAATAATAACTTTGTCAAATTACTCGGGCTAAATACTCTTAAAGAACTCAAAGGATCTCCTTATCAAAAAATGGAGGAATTTGCCCATTGGAATAAGGAACGAGTAGAAGAATTAAAATTAGAAGATATGAGAGTGATATTTTCAGGTATTCCTCAACATAACGTAGAAGAAAAAGCGATTGAAGACACTACAGGTAAACCTTATTACTTTCTCTCTTCTCGTGTACTAATGCATAATCGCAATAAAAAAGTAATTGGATTGATCGTTATTTTAAATGATATTACTTCAACTAAAGAAGCTGAAAAACATGTTGAGGTTTTACCAGAAGACACCCAAATGATTAAGCCTTCATTAAAGGAAAATTATTTACCCACTGTGCTAATGGTAGAAGATAATATTATTGCACAAAACGTTGAAAAAGCACTGCTCACTGCGTTACATTGTCGGGTTGATATCGCTGATTCTGCTGATAGCGCAATAAAATTATTTCAGCCCGGAAAATATGATTTGGTGTTAATGGATATTGGATTAGAAGATTCGTCTGGCTATGTTGTCGCAAAACAATTACGCCAAAAAGAGAAGAATACACAATACCATGTTCCTATAATTGCCCTAACTGGTTTTGAAGCAGATGTAGTCAAATACGATTGCCAGCATTATTTTATGGAAGGGGCAATTAGCAAACCTTTAACCTGTGAACAAGCCGAACAAATTATCAAACACTATGTATATAACATGGATGTTCCTGTGCGTGGTTTGAAGACAACTTAG
- a CDS encoding flagellar hook-length control protein FliK, producing the protein MTDLSKAISNLPAIDLFSNNLSNNTLDGEILTKTVENSEMQNPLSNNDPKDVDEFLFLLTHIATPISNHQEAKQNSIPVSEVIASLSSITGASVIDSEEVLENPISEETNEEQSAHVMEDNVAVSWINSPYYQNVIEMTKLNMDLQDAKAIENRTPIMLETEEDVPTFGENSDAQIQNSLTQQVVEDWVIQNESFLSEVKQEADANWISNDQATDSVEDKNISIGANGELNVTIKTQETLNPVQKFQNVNENIKTQEEQQTNAPALIEITEVYGLLPNSHSYPMITPDASNLIESTVSNLTSRNILASREEHTKSMSSLIPLGPNANFLEVENLENQIIFQPLNQIEIQNEIMLPTDSKLTHLIEHVNEINLASMVNVLATVEINTPTRTLDISQTLTIPMEINNPEWSDQFSQHIIWLGQQEFKGAIIKINPEHLGPLEISLKIINDTASINITTHNSHVRDIIDQSLPKLQVMMAEQGLNLSEVHIDSETHSHQFSQQNTRDPEQFPQGGEDEVTPLKNKRVIKGLVDYFA; encoded by the coding sequence ATGACTGACTTGAGTAAAGCAATATCAAATCTACCCGCTATTGACCTTTTCTCAAATAATTTGTCGAATAACACTTTAGATGGCGAAATTTTGACGAAAACGGTAGAAAACTCAGAGATGCAAAATCCTTTGTCAAATAATGATCCTAAGGACGTAGATGAGTTTCTATTTTTATTAACTCATATTGCGACCCCTATATCCAATCATCAAGAAGCTAAACAAAATTCGATTCCAGTTTCAGAAGTAATAGCATCATTGAGTTCCATAACTGGTGCTTCAGTAATTGATTCTGAAGAAGTGTTAGAAAACCCCATATCAGAAGAAACGAATGAAGAACAATCCGCACATGTTATGGAAGATAATGTTGCTGTTTCATGGATAAATTCTCCGTATTACCAGAATGTAATCGAAATGACAAAATTAAATATGGACCTACAAGATGCCAAGGCAATTGAAAATAGAACCCCAATAATGCTTGAGACAGAAGAGGACGTTCCAACTTTCGGAGAAAATAGCGACGCTCAAATTCAAAACAGTTTAACTCAACAGGTGGTAGAAGATTGGGTTATTCAAAATGAATCTTTTTTATCTGAAGTGAAGCAGGAAGCTGATGCAAACTGGATAAGTAATGATCAGGCAACCGATTCAGTTGAGGATAAAAATATAAGTATAGGGGCAAATGGCGAGCTGAATGTAACAATAAAAACCCAAGAAACTCTAAACCCAGTTCAAAAATTTCAAAATGTGAATGAAAATATTAAAACCCAAGAAGAACAACAAACCAATGCACCGGCTTTAATTGAAATTACAGAAGTATATGGTTTATTACCCAATTCTCATTCGTACCCAATGATAACACCGGATGCTTCAAATCTTATAGAATCCACTGTGTCCAATCTAACTTCAAGGAATATTCTAGCATCGCGTGAAGAACATACAAAATCAATGAGCTCACTAATTCCCTTGGGTCCTAACGCTAATTTCTTGGAAGTGGAAAATTTGGAGAACCAGATTATATTTCAGCCTTTAAATCAAATAGAAATTCAAAATGAAATTATGTTACCTACTGACTCAAAGCTCACCCATCTAATCGAGCATGTTAATGAAATAAACTTAGCATCCATGGTAAATGTACTGGCTACTGTGGAAATTAATACCCCGACTCGTACTCTCGATATATCTCAAACCCTAACTATCCCTATGGAAATAAATAATCCGGAATGGTCAGACCAATTTTCACAGCATATTATCTGGCTTGGGCAGCAAGAGTTTAAAGGTGCAATAATTAAAATAAATCCTGAACACTTAGGACCGTTGGAAATCAGCCTTAAGATAATAAACGACACCGCTTCAATAAATATAACAACACATAATTCTCATGTACGTGATATTATTGATCAATCATTACCGAAACTACAGGTGATGATGGCGGAACAAGGTTTAAATTTATCAGAAGTGCACATTGATTCGGAAACCCATTCACATCAATTTTCACAACAGAATACTCGAGACCCAGAACAATTTCCTCAAGGAGGTGAAGATGAGGTAACCCCCTTAAAAAATAAGAGGGTAATTAAAGGTTTGGTCGATTATTTTGCCTAA